The genome window AAGCTTCTCTTTTGATTTCTCATTATTGAGGTTTCCAATCATAAACATAATCGGATCCTCAATTGTTCTAGACCTTGAGGTATCTCCAATTAATTCGTCAACTGATATTCCCATGATGTCAGCGATCTGTTGGATTTCTATAATGTTGATAGATTTCTTCCCATTAATGATTTTACTCATCACTTGTGGTGAGACATTTAATTTGTCTGATAAGTATTTTTGAGTGTACCCTCGATCATTAATCCATGTACTAATCTTCTCTCCTATTCGCTCGAAGATTGTCGTCATGTTACACTCTCCTTCAATTTAAATATTTACAATGTCTTATTAATTATAGTATATGTAACTACACACAAAAGTCAATGTTTCGTTGATTTTTACAAAAAAATTTAAAATAAATCGCCAATTCATTGATTAGGGTGGTGCCTGTCACTATTCGACAAACTTCGGGTGGTGCCTGTCACCTTTACCAAAACTTAAGGAACATATTGTTCTTCAATTATTTGCACTGCACCATCTTTGATACTTATCCAGAATGGTATCTTTGCAGCTTTGTCTGTATAAGTATTTAAATATTCAATAAACTCTTCTTTATCTTTTGTGCTGTAGTTCAATCTGTTTTCATCACTACTTGCAAAATTATTTCCCCAATCGATAAACCTGTATTCCACATTTTTATCCACTTCAAATTCAATTTCATCGATTTCAGGATTATAAATATAGTATCCATTAGGCATATCAAATTCTTCTATCTCAAGTTCATTAATTCTATCAGTATCCTCTAGTGTTATCCATTCAATTGGGTCAAGTGTAAATTTAGTTCCATCAGACTCTTCGAAACCAGAAATATAACCAATATATGTTAATCCGTCAGTTTCTCTCGTATCGGTTACAGCTGGAATTTCCACACCAATTACTTTACCATTTTTTAAAACGTAGTTCTGTAGATTAACATACACACCATTAGGGGTTGTGTAATATCTATATTTTTCTTGGGTGGCTTCATTGTAAATCATTGCATAATCTTCATATGAATAAAAATTGATATAATAATCTTCATTTAAAGTTATTCTAAGTGCTACCGTGCTTTCCAAGGGAGAATTAACCTTCTTTTCTTTCCAATTT of Bacillaceae bacterium S4-13-56 contains these proteins:
- a CDS encoding helix-turn-helix transcriptional regulator is translated as MTTIFERIGEKISTWINDRGYTQKYLSDKLNVSPQVMSKIINGKKSINIIEIQQIADIMGISVDELIGDTSRSRTIEDPIMFMIGNLNNEKSKEKLRFLDHVMDEMIELENSMDKLK